A portion of the uncultured Draconibacterium sp. genome contains these proteins:
- a CDS encoding YfhO family protein has translation MDIKSIIKVIVPHIIAISAMIIVSSIYFSPAWEGKSLRQDDIVKSKGGIRDRLDYKKYENKRVLWTNTRFSGMPDFLGARYESSNKLRKIYYKFEDLGFPTEIIFLIWYMLGFYILLLAFRVNPWLALAGALAFGLTSYNLIIIEAGHFKKVRTIAFIAPTLAGVLLTFKRKYLWGFILTSFFLANQIAHDHVQMSYYLLLGLICIGFVELYHHIREKRLLDFSKAVGLLFVAAVLAIGPNYSKLSNLYRYNKQSIRGKSELTEGKEHIKTKGGLDRDYINAWSSGRAESMMLFAPRVKGGASAYVKQDRSLLNKVDRRMRETIGNMNQYWGDQGGSGGPNTAGAVIFTLFIIGLFVIKGPIKQGILISVILFIFLSWGKYFSGFTDLFIDYVPLYNKFRTPVSILAVAVIFISFFAFLTVSKIINNPELLNRESKITIGKKKLPLYLAAGLGFIAFLLLNIAFPHLLNRYINDQEITMFDNYRQQAGETQINAIVSALESLRISVFRADFFRTLLFAAATLFTFYLFNKQKIKNTVLIGMIGVLALIDVWSIGQRYVSKEDFTRQNLIEQEYLLTDIDKEIFAREIQNNPELVQKIEAAYQKFQPKTEVEKEDIQKYVIQKNTYYRVYDLTTSAFQDNRASGSHRSIGGYSAAKLRRYQDLIENHIMKGNMQVLNMLNAKYFITQQGLQINPNVMGPAWFVDSVIWAKSPDEEISALDNIRIANETVINEKFKTDVGNFQKSTPNDSISLHLYEPDHLTYETNTSGNRLVVFSEIYYPDWTVTIDGEPANYIEANYTLRAMVVPEGHHKIEFVFQPTYYTQANTMSMVFYYIIIIMVVALIGYSIFQEVKKLKTQTDKA, from the coding sequence ATGGATATTAAGTCGATTATAAAAGTCATAGTTCCTCATATTATTGCCATTTCGGCGATGATTATTGTCTCATCCATATATTTTTCTCCGGCTTGGGAAGGCAAATCTTTACGGCAAGATGACATTGTTAAAAGCAAAGGTGGTATTAGGGACAGACTAGATTATAAAAAATATGAAAATAAAAGAGTATTATGGACAAATACCCGATTTTCAGGTATGCCGGATTTTTTAGGTGCACGTTATGAAAGCTCAAATAAATTAAGAAAAATATATTACAAATTTGAAGATTTAGGATTTCCCACGGAAATTATCTTCTTGATTTGGTACATGCTTGGCTTTTACATTTTACTTCTGGCCTTTAGAGTAAATCCCTGGCTTGCACTTGCCGGAGCATTGGCCTTTGGTCTAACCTCATATAATCTAATTATAATTGAAGCAGGTCACTTCAAAAAAGTTAGAACTATTGCATTTATTGCACCAACATTGGCTGGTGTTTTACTTACATTCAAGAGAAAGTATCTATGGGGATTCATATTGACATCTTTCTTTCTTGCCAATCAAATTGCCCACGATCATGTTCAAATGAGTTACTACCTTTTGCTTGGCTTAATCTGCATCGGTTTTGTAGAATTATATCATCACATTCGTGAGAAAAGGTTGCTTGACTTTAGTAAGGCTGTGGGTCTGCTTTTCGTTGCTGCAGTTCTAGCTATCGGACCTAATTATTCAAAGCTATCGAATTTATATCGCTATAACAAACAATCAATTAGGGGGAAAAGTGAATTAACAGAAGGCAAAGAACACATAAAAACCAAAGGTGGTCTTGACCGCGACTATATTAATGCCTGGAGTAGTGGTCGCGCTGAAAGTATGATGCTTTTTGCGCCAAGAGTAAAGGGTGGTGCAAGTGCCTATGTAAAACAAGATCGCAGTTTGTTGAATAAGGTTGACCGCCGAATGCGTGAAACCATTGGAAATATGAACCAATACTGGGGCGATCAAGGAGGTAGTGGTGGTCCTAATACGGCAGGTGCAGTAATCTTTACATTATTTATTATTGGACTATTTGTGATAAAAGGACCAATAAAACAAGGTATTCTCATTTCTGTAATATTATTTATATTCTTGTCATGGGGGAAATATTTTTCTGGCTTTACCGACTTATTCATCGATTATGTTCCCTTATATAATAAATTCCGAACACCAGTATCAATACTTGCGGTTGCTGTAATATTCATTTCTTTTTTTGCATTCCTCACAGTTTCAAAAATCATTAATAATCCTGAACTACTAAACAGGGAATCTAAAATTACAATAGGGAAAAAGAAACTGCCGTTATATTTGGCTGCAGGACTTGGTTTCATCGCTTTTCTTTTACTAAATATTGCTTTTCCGCATCTTCTTAATCGATATATTAACGACCAGGAAATAACCATGTTCGATAACTATCGGCAGCAAGCTGGTGAAACGCAAATAAATGCGATTGTTTCTGCGCTCGAAAGTTTAAGGATTTCTGTTTTCCGTGCCGATTTTTTCCGAACTCTCCTCTTCGCTGCAGCTACTCTTTTTACATTCTACCTATTTAACAAGCAAAAAATCAAAAATACAGTATTAATTGGCATGATAGGAGTTCTGGCATTGATAGATGTGTGGTCTATTGGACAACGTTATGTGAGCAAAGAAGATTTTACACGCCAAAATCTAATCGAACAGGAATATCTCTTAACCGATATAGATAAAGAAATTTTTGCACGCGAAATCCAAAATAATCCAGAACTTGTTCAAAAAATTGAAGCCGCTTATCAAAAATTTCAACCCAAAACAGAAGTAGAAAAAGAAGACATTCAAAAGTATGTTATTCAGAAGAATACTTATTACCGGGTGTACGACCTCACAACTTCGGCTTTTCAGGATAACCGGGCTTCAGGCTCGCATCGTTCTATTGGAGGTTATAGTGCTGCCAAATTACGCCGCTATCAGGATTTGATTGAAAATCATATCATGAAAGGAAACATGCAGGTTTTAAACATGCTAAATGCTAAATACTTCATAACACAACAAGGATTACAAATAAATCCAAATGTTATGGGACCTGCCTGGTTTGTCGATTCTGTGATTTGGGCAAAATCACCGGATGAAGAGATTAGTGCACTCGATAATATTAGAATTGCAAATGAAACAGTCATTAACGAAAAGTTTAAAACTGATGTTGGCAATTTCCAAAAATCAACACCAAACGATTCCATTTCTTTGCATCTTTACGAACCAGACCATTTGACGTACGAGACAAATACGTCAGGAAACCGGTTAGTTGTTTTTTCTGAAATTTACTATCCTGACTGGACAGTAACAATTGACGGTGAACCGGCAAACTATATAGAGGCAAACTACACACTTCGAGCGATGGTCGTTCCTGAAGGACACCACAAAATTGAGTTTGTATTTCAACCTACATATTACACTCAAGCTAATACAATGTCAATGGTGTTTTATTATATTATCATAATAATGGTAGTAGCTCTGATTGGCTATTCTATTTTTCAAGAGGTTAAGAAATTAAAAACTCAAACTGACAAGGCGTAA
- a CDS encoding glycosyltransferase has product MLKYSIIVAVYNRTGEVKELLESAEKLDFERKEFEFLFVDDGSKDGFQDFIESYKSSSNLQTRAIYQENKGPGEARNNGMRKAKGQYFIFVDSDCMFPPHWLRTIDNDLKTYKYEAFGGPDTCHESFSPLLKAITYSMTSKLGTGGTRGQKKSVGKFYPRSFNMGIHRTVFENIGGMNKLRHGQDMDFSQRIYDAGYKVGLIYDAFVYHKRRTSLSKFYRQIFNWGVARINLSNAHPSMLKLVHLLPAMVVLGLIALSIFTLFFPTLGGYLWTITGIVYLLIILTALFQSFFQYKNLKAALLSPITLNIQVFAYGFGLLKALWQTKVMRRKEAEGFVKGYYGKKKLESR; this is encoded by the coding sequence ATGTTAAAGTACTCCATCATAGTTGCTGTTTATAATCGAACAGGAGAAGTAAAAGAACTTTTGGAAAGCGCGGAAAAACTTGATTTTGAACGCAAAGAATTCGAGTTTCTTTTTGTTGATGACGGATCAAAAGACGGATTTCAAGATTTTATTGAAAGCTACAAGTCATCTTCAAATTTGCAAACAAGAGCCATCTACCAAGAAAACAAAGGCCCCGGAGAGGCGCGTAATAATGGAATGCGAAAGGCCAAAGGCCAATACTTTATTTTTGTTGATTCCGATTGTATGTTCCCGCCACATTGGCTACGCACTATCGACAACGATCTCAAAACATATAAGTACGAAGCTTTTGGCGGCCCCGATACCTGCCACGAATCATTCAGCCCTCTGTTAAAAGCCATTACATACTCAATGACATCTAAACTCGGTACCGGTGGTACACGAGGACAGAAAAAAAGTGTGGGTAAATTTTATCCTCGAAGTTTCAACATGGGAATTCATCGAACAGTATTCGAAAATATTGGAGGAATGAATAAGTTACGACATGGTCAGGACATGGATTTTTCGCAGCGAATCTACGATGCTGGGTACAAGGTGGGTTTGATTTACGATGCTTTTGTTTATCACAAACGACGTACAAGCCTATCGAAATTCTACCGCCAAATCTTTAATTGGGGAGTAGCACGAATTAACTTGTCCAATGCACATCCTTCAATGCTAAAATTAGTACATCTCCTTCCAGCCATGGTAGTTTTAGGCCTTATCGCATTAAGCATTTTTACGCTTTTCTTTCCAACATTAGGCGGATATCTCTGGACAATAACCGGAATTGTTTATTTGCTGATCATTCTTACAGCTCTTTTTCAATCCTTCTTTCAATATAAAAACCTAAAAGCTGCCTTACTTTCACCTATAACCTTAAATATACAAGTATTTGCCTATGGGTTTGGCTTACTAAAAGCACTTTGGCAAACAAAAGTGATGAGACGTAAAGAAGCGGAAGGATTTGTAAAAGGGTATTATGGGAAAAAGAAATTGGAAAGTCGATAA
- a CDS encoding glycosyltransferase encodes MNKKVLIITYYWPPAGGPGVQRVLKFAKYLPEFGWDPIILTVANGEYPAIDESLAKDIPNNCKVYKTKALEPNFFYRKFTGMKSGEKIPVANLAQKNVSWKKKLANWVRLNLFVPDAKIGWLPYAVSEGKRIIKKENPDIIFSSSPPPTVHLIAKKLAKWSKIKWVADFRDPWTKIHYLQNQKFNPVSKRRNERLERDVVYKCDKASCVSDNFINLITENRKDKFEIITNGYDIETDGIAKPVKPNEKYTILYIGGLTWNRYYKSFFIWLIELINNGNLDRNKVRIKLAGSIEPTIKREIEEMFSELNILDLDGYLPHSEAISLMQKANLLLLFLEQVEGYEGHIPGKLFEYLSTCNRILGLGNTGGESSQILENTNAGKIFEPQNEHEIKEYIITEFGNWQNGKITEINSSNIDKFSRRQLTEKLAILFEKL; translated from the coding sequence ATGAATAAAAAAGTACTCATAATTACGTATTACTGGCCACCGGCGGGAGGACCGGGTGTTCAACGGGTACTCAAATTTGCCAAGTACCTACCTGAATTTGGCTGGGATCCTATTATCCTTACCGTTGCCAATGGAGAATACCCTGCCATTGATGAATCGCTGGCTAAGGACATTCCCAATAATTGTAAGGTATACAAAACCAAAGCACTCGAGCCTAACTTTTTCTACCGAAAATTTACGGGGATGAAGTCAGGAGAAAAAATCCCCGTAGCCAACCTCGCGCAAAAAAATGTGAGCTGGAAAAAGAAACTGGCAAACTGGGTACGTTTAAACCTTTTTGTTCCCGATGCAAAAATTGGCTGGTTACCTTACGCAGTAAGTGAGGGAAAAAGAATCATAAAAAAGGAAAACCCGGATATCATCTTTTCATCTTCACCTCCACCTACCGTGCACCTCATCGCAAAAAAGCTGGCCAAATGGAGTAAAATAAAATGGGTAGCCGATTTTCGCGATCCATGGACAAAAATACACTACCTGCAAAACCAAAAATTCAACCCAGTATCGAAAAGACGAAACGAAAGGCTCGAACGTGATGTAGTTTACAAATGCGACAAAGCCTCCTGTGTTAGTGACAATTTTATTAATCTTATTACCGAAAATCGAAAAGATAAGTTTGAAATTATTACGAACGGATACGACATTGAAACAGATGGCATTGCCAAACCAGTCAAACCAAACGAAAAATATACAATTCTGTATATTGGAGGACTGACCTGGAATCGCTATTATAAGTCTTTCTTTATCTGGCTTATTGAATTAATAAATAATGGTAACTTGGATCGCAATAAAGTTAGGATTAAATTAGCAGGTAGCATCGAGCCCACAATTAAAAGAGAAATTGAAGAGATGTTTAGTGAACTTAACATCCTTGACTTAGATGGTTATCTTCCACATTCCGAAGCTATCTCCCTGATGCAGAAGGCCAATTTACTTTTACTTTTCCTTGAACAGGTTGAAGGTTACGAAGGCCACATTCCGGGAAAACTTTTTGAATACCTTTCAACATGCAACCGAATACTTGGATTAGGTAATACCGGTGGCGAATCTTCGCAAATACTGGAAAATACAAATGCAGGAAAAATATTTGAGCCTCAAAATGAACATGAAATAAAAGAGTACATTATTACTGAGTTCGGCAACTGGCAAAATGGGAAAATAACGGAAATCAACTCCTCGAATATCGATAAATTTTCAAGAAGACAACTTACAGAAAAACTGGCAATTTTATTTGAAAAGCTATGA
- a CDS encoding D-glucuronyl C5-epimerase family protein, which translates to MKKVLFMLKKMIADFKSPKQRYPIVKDMHSSTLGDYYFVFNENRVSAGKDQALINKFDENGIPINKTYIDVKDKDFVYFPISIGQMGLAVFNTYLKTKSEKDKNRFLKYAEWFYTNAEISDNLGARWLTEVKLPAYRTPENWQSAFSQSRGISILLRAYQLTGKEEYAKMAEKALISFTKPVSEGGVTSLTQWGPFYEEYTSSVPTLVLNGKIFALCGLYDFVRVFPENELARKLYDEGIETIKNCLHAYDMGFWSRYNLCEASWYPKIDPATISYQKLHVTQLKMLYQLTDEKIFEDYMLKFDKQNTLFNAFRMYFIKFRALRKLGRL; encoded by the coding sequence ATGAAGAAAGTCTTATTTATGTTGAAGAAAATGATAGCAGATTTTAAATCGCCCAAACAACGCTATCCGATTGTAAAAGACATGCACTCTTCCACCTTGGGAGATTATTACTTTGTTTTTAACGAAAACCGTGTATCTGCTGGTAAAGATCAGGCTTTAATAAATAAATTTGACGAAAACGGGATACCTATTAATAAAACTTACATTGATGTAAAAGACAAAGATTTTGTCTACTTCCCCATTTCTATTGGTCAAATGGGGCTTGCAGTCTTCAACACCTATCTGAAAACGAAATCTGAAAAAGACAAAAACCGTTTCTTAAAGTATGCTGAATGGTTTTATACCAATGCCGAAATATCTGATAATCTGGGGGCAAGATGGCTAACTGAAGTTAAACTTCCTGCTTATCGAACACCTGAAAACTGGCAGTCGGCCTTCTCGCAAAGCCGGGGTATTTCAATACTTCTCAGAGCTTATCAACTAACGGGCAAAGAAGAATATGCGAAGATGGCAGAGAAAGCACTTATTTCCTTTACAAAACCTGTCTCAGAGGGAGGAGTAACATCTCTTACGCAATGGGGTCCTTTTTATGAGGAATATACTTCTTCGGTCCCAACATTAGTGCTTAACGGAAAGATATTTGCGCTTTGCGGGCTTTACGACTTTGTACGTGTATTCCCGGAAAATGAACTTGCGCGCAAGTTATACGACGAGGGAATTGAAACTATTAAAAACTGTCTACATGCTTATGACATGGGATTCTGGTCGCGATACAATTTATGCGAAGCTTCATGGTATCCCAAAATCGATCCAGCTACTATATCGTATCAAAAGCTACATGTAACTCAGTTGAAAATGCTTTATCAATTAACTGATGAAAAAATTTTTGAAGATTACATGCTGAAGTTCGACAAACAAAATACTTTGTTTAATGCTTTTAGGATGTACTTTATTAAATTCAGGGCGTTAAGAAAATTGGGGAGATTATAA
- a CDS encoding glycosyltransferase family 61 protein: protein MDFSINRILNATKHNKQIILETRPPLKCNGTPQHYYHFLFDLVLPLHILLSKASSNVQFIVEAPGPFSDLLMRMFPERIILNSDAEWNNGIARYKLIGMNPNGVHIKSEVLENLKTYLSNTLNINIDGYSNRVLLIQRLPPDTFYRSAKSKNKSAGTQRRSIPNQKELKNKIESMLKPEYIFNNVQLEKMTFEDQILYFHQARLVIGQHGAGLANCIWMQNENNVIEFSNNRELTHFRIISAIKNLKHFIYKTNDRHAAIDLDHFPEWIKSQKELNKFFV, encoded by the coding sequence GTGGATTTTTCTATAAATAGAATTCTAAATGCAACTAAACATAACAAACAAATTATACTTGAAACAAGACCTCCTCTTAAATGTAATGGAACTCCGCAGCATTACTACCATTTCCTTTTTGATTTGGTTTTACCTCTTCACATCTTATTAAGTAAGGCAAGTTCGAATGTGCAATTCATTGTAGAAGCTCCCGGACCATTCTCAGATCTATTAATGCGAATGTTTCCAGAAAGAATTATTTTAAACAGCGATGCAGAATGGAATAATGGAATTGCGAGATATAAATTAATAGGGATGAATCCTAATGGTGTTCATATAAAAAGTGAAGTTTTAGAAAATCTAAAAACGTACCTATCAAATACACTGAACATTAACATTGATGGCTACTCCAACCGCGTTTTATTAATTCAACGGCTTCCTCCTGATACTTTTTATAGATCGGCTAAATCAAAAAATAAATCTGCAGGTACTCAGAGAAGATCCATTCCAAATCAAAAAGAATTAAAGAATAAGATCGAATCGATGTTAAAACCAGAATATATTTTCAATAATGTTCAGCTTGAAAAGATGACTTTTGAGGATCAGATCTTATATTTTCATCAGGCTCGACTTGTCATTGGTCAGCACGGAGCCGGTCTTGCAAATTGCATTTGGATGCAAAACGAAAACAATGTTATTGAATTCTCGAACAATAGAGAATTAACACATTTCAGGATTATATCAGCCATCAAGAATTTAAAGCATTTCATTTACAAAACAAATGACAGGCATGCAGCCATTGATCTTGACCATTTTCCCGAATGGATTAAAAGCCAGAAGGAACTAAATAAGTTTTTCGTGTAG
- a CDS encoding glycosyltransferase: MSSLLEKGNRMEDNHPKEEKTPVLSICCTVYNHANFLEETLNGFLMQKVNFPIEILINDDCSTDDSKQIIQKYVKENPGVFTPFYQKENQYSKGVRPMTQLLLPKARGKYIALCEGDDYWSDPNKLQQQVDFLENNSEFSMCCTNYSEVDVHGKLLKEFGWGNKYRAPVISHLTILEDYKPKLLTSVIRKSAIPSIIPATKKEAPNGDNFLFAQVTEKGPAAYLDFISGCYRLNEGGVWGMSTLIRQKEMQLRTFKTMKRFFVKDEEIKAINARISRIQLIMSGYYLKKMDLLQAVKLFIEALRISRKPIFHLFKVLMNKKK; encoded by the coding sequence ATGTCTTCACTGCTTGAAAAGGGAAATAGAATGGAGGATAACCATCCAAAAGAAGAAAAGACACCAGTACTTAGTATATGTTGTACTGTTTATAATCATGCGAATTTTCTTGAAGAAACGCTGAATGGGTTTCTTATGCAAAAAGTAAACTTTCCGATAGAGATTTTGATAAACGATGATTGCTCAACAGATGATTCAAAACAAATCATACAGAAATACGTCAAGGAAAATCCAGGCGTTTTTACACCTTTTTATCAAAAAGAAAATCAGTATTCAAAAGGTGTGAGGCCGATGACTCAACTGTTATTGCCAAAAGCACGAGGAAAATATATCGCACTTTGTGAGGGAGATGATTATTGGTCAGATCCTAATAAATTACAACAGCAGGTTGACTTTCTGGAGAATAATTCAGAATTCTCTATGTGTTGTACCAATTATTCTGAAGTTGATGTTCATGGAAAGCTTTTAAAGGAATTTGGTTGGGGAAATAAATACAGAGCGCCTGTTATTAGCCATTTAACTATTCTGGAAGATTACAAACCAAAGCTTTTAACATCGGTAATAAGAAAATCAGCAATTCCTAGTATAATACCTGCCACAAAGAAAGAGGCACCTAATGGCGATAATTTCCTTTTCGCTCAGGTTACTGAAAAAGGGCCTGCGGCATATCTTGACTTTATTTCAGGATGTTATCGCCTGAATGAAGGAGGTGTCTGGGGGATGAGTACCTTGATAAGGCAGAAGGAAATGCAATTGAGAACATTTAAAACCATGAAAAGATTCTTCGTAAAAGACGAAGAAATCAAAGCAATAAATGCTCGTATTTCCCGCATACAATTGATCATGTCAGGTTATTACCTTAAAAAGATGGATTTACTACAGGCCGTTAAGTTATTTATTGAAGCATTAAGAATAAGTAGAAAACCAATCTTCCATCTCTTTAAAGTGTTGATGAATAAGAAGAAATAA